From Juglans regia cultivar Chandler chromosome 8, Walnut 2.0, whole genome shotgun sequence, the proteins below share one genomic window:
- the LOC109008223 gene encoding neurochondrin isoform X1: MDSQPEQSPSLEDCLKLLEGERDEQRLAGLFLVTKFCKGDDNASLRRVYNAVGFHFLDRLLRTGMGKGSVGGSGADNRDAYLKLSITVLAALCRVPEIASSEDMNLKIPLILEIMSKDSGLSVLEECYEFLYLVSTASEDGALTLYESGGMKVLASQISTFSDDSHLMEVASKLVMLILSKLSLDVIANDYLFELSVIVSTMARPFAVLQNSLKFELLHLLCTIISLKYLAPLHDALRVMPNGRWSYYMRDGIAAILHSRVAPAERLEALMLAETMVTILGGQWLLGQVNLPHKEDLVPVDRFLLLVLEQSRVEVAVLLNDLAYLKYEASKNCSSTAETIFLKQRNVAIAFSLMEKIIKLISDTGGNEGDLIDESTLTNVIRALNETISVVLEYLQDAKEHGQRKGDDLLASVRIVGSYLAEAPFACKEKVEELLEYMLSIEGEDEQSPFYSICFLLPMLCQITMKIEGCNALASSGGHKAVMECLIKLIGLDNHMVENDSSVFLACDTIMNLLLKKEHVRLSLDESTYVHLLKALACWTEDTEDPSVIMMASSICALIFDFTSEKALLTHPNFDGGSLNVLSRLIARSLASGGQDMSEDTNADADLLEIVNAGYSRWAPRFPHIRAEVER, from the exons ATG GACTCACAGCCGGAACAATCTCCCTCACTAGAAGACTGCTTGAAGCTCTTGGAAGGCGAGCGGGATGAGCAGCGCCTCGCTGGTCTATTTCTGGTCACGAAATTTTGCAAAGGTGACGACAACGCTTCGCTCCGCAGGGTTTACAACGCCGTCGGATTTCACTTCCTGGATCGTCTGCTTAGAACTG GGATGGGAAAAGGAAGCGTTGGTGGCAGTGGAGCCGACAACCGTGACGCATACTTGAAGCTATCTATTACCGTTCTTGCTGCCTTGTGTCGTGTGCCTGAAATTGCTTCTTCAGAAGATATGAATCTGAAGATTCCGCTGATACTAGAGATAATGTCAAAGGA TTCAGGCTTATCTGTGCTTGAAGAATGCTATGAATTTCTCTACCTAGTATCAACTGCTTCTGAAGATGGAGCCTTGACATTGTATGAATCTGGAGGCATGAAAGTGTTGGCTTCTCAAATATCTACTTTTTCAGATG ATTCTCATCTAATGGAGGTAGCCTCAAAACTTGTGATGTTGATACTAAGCAAGTTGTCTTTGGATGTCATTGCTAATGACTACTTATTTGAGCTCTCGGTGATT gtGTCAACAATGGCGAGGCCATTTGCAGTATTGCAGAATTCCTTGAAATTTGAATTGCTCCACCTACTCTGTACCATTATCTCATTGAAATATTTG GCACCACTACATGATGCCCTTCGGGTAATGCCAAACGGACGTTGGTCATATTATATGCGTGATGGTATTGCGGCCATCCTACATAGTCGTGTTG CACCTGCAGAGAGGCTGGAGGCTCTTATGTTGGCTGAGACTATGGTAACTATACTTGGGGGGCAGTGGTTGCTTGGTCAAGTAAACTTGCCTCATAAAGAAGATCTGGTTCCAGTTGACAG GTTTCTGCTGCTTGTCTTAGAGCAATCAAGGGTTGAAGTTGCTGTTTTGCTTAATGATCTTGCCTACTTGAAGTATGAAGCATCTAAGAATTGTTCGTCTACTGCTGAGacgatttttttaaagcaaagaAATGTGGCTATTGCTTTTTCCTTGATGGAGaagataattaaattaatatcagACACTGGTGGAAATGAAG GAGACCTTATTGATGAAAGCACTTTAACAAATGTGATCAGGGCACTTAATGAGACAATTAGTGTTGTTTTGGAGTATTTACAGGATGCAAAG GAACATGGACAAAGGAAAGGAGATGATCTTCTTGCTTCAGTGCGGATTGTGGGGAG CTATCTTGCAGAAGCACCCTTTGCGTGCAAAGAGAAGGTCGAAGAACTATTAGAGTATATGCTTTCAATCGAAGGTGAAGATGAACAAAG CCCTTTCTACTCAATATGTTTTTTGCTTCCAATGTTGTGTCAAATAACAATGAAGATTGAAGGATGCAATGCTTTGGCTTCTTCCGGAGGGCATAAAGCT GTTATGGAATGCCTCATAAAATTGATTGGCCTGGATAATCATATGGTTGAGAACGACAGTTCTGTCTTCTTGGCTTGTGATACAATCATGAATCTCCTGTTAAAG AAAGAGCACGTGCGGTTGTCATTGGACGAATCAACTTATGTTCATCTTTTGAAAGCGTTGGCATGTTGGACAG AGGATACTGAAGACCCATCGGTTATTATGATGGCTTCAAGCATTTGTGCACTGATATTTGATTTCACATCAGAGAAGGCTCTTCTTACTCATCCCAACTTTGATGGTGGCTCTCTTAATGTTCTGTCTAGGCTCATTGCGAGAAGTTTGGCTTCAGGTGGACAG GATATGTCTGAAGATACCAATGCAGACGCAGATCTTTTGGAGATTGTTAATGCAG GATACTCTCGATGGGCTCCTAGGTTCCCCCATATAAGAGCGGAAGTTGAGAGATAA
- the LOC109008223 gene encoding neurochondrin homolog isoform X2 yields MPEQSPSLEDCLKLLEGERDEQRLAGLFLVTKFCKGDDNASLRRVYNAVGFHFLDRLLRTGMGKGSVGGSGADNRDAYLKLSITVLAALCRVPEIASSEDMNLKIPLILEIMSKDSGLSVLEECYEFLYLVSTASEDGALTLYESGGMKVLASQISTFSDDSHLMEVASKLVMLILSKLSLDVIANDYLFELSVIVSTMARPFAVLQNSLKFELLHLLCTIISLKYLAPLHDALRVMPNGRWSYYMRDGIAAILHSRVAPAERLEALMLAETMVTILGGQWLLGQVNLPHKEDLVPVDRFLLLVLEQSRVEVAVLLNDLAYLKYEASKNCSSTAETIFLKQRNVAIAFSLMEKIIKLISDTGGNEGDLIDESTLTNVIRALNETISVVLEYLQDAKEHGQRKGDDLLASVRIVGSYLAEAPFACKEKVEELLEYMLSIEGEDEQSPFYSICFLLPMLCQITMKIEGCNALASSGGHKAVMECLIKLIGLDNHMVENDSSVFLACDTIMNLLLKKEHVRLSLDESTYVHLLKALACWTEDTEDPSVIMMASSICALIFDFTSEKALLTHPNFDGGSLNVLSRLIARSLASGGQDMSEDTNADADLLEIVNAGYSRWAPRFPHIRAEVER; encoded by the exons ATG CCGGAACAATCTCCCTCACTAGAAGACTGCTTGAAGCTCTTGGAAGGCGAGCGGGATGAGCAGCGCCTCGCTGGTCTATTTCTGGTCACGAAATTTTGCAAAGGTGACGACAACGCTTCGCTCCGCAGGGTTTACAACGCCGTCGGATTTCACTTCCTGGATCGTCTGCTTAGAACTG GGATGGGAAAAGGAAGCGTTGGTGGCAGTGGAGCCGACAACCGTGACGCATACTTGAAGCTATCTATTACCGTTCTTGCTGCCTTGTGTCGTGTGCCTGAAATTGCTTCTTCAGAAGATATGAATCTGAAGATTCCGCTGATACTAGAGATAATGTCAAAGGA TTCAGGCTTATCTGTGCTTGAAGAATGCTATGAATTTCTCTACCTAGTATCAACTGCTTCTGAAGATGGAGCCTTGACATTGTATGAATCTGGAGGCATGAAAGTGTTGGCTTCTCAAATATCTACTTTTTCAGATG ATTCTCATCTAATGGAGGTAGCCTCAAAACTTGTGATGTTGATACTAAGCAAGTTGTCTTTGGATGTCATTGCTAATGACTACTTATTTGAGCTCTCGGTGATT gtGTCAACAATGGCGAGGCCATTTGCAGTATTGCAGAATTCCTTGAAATTTGAATTGCTCCACCTACTCTGTACCATTATCTCATTGAAATATTTG GCACCACTACATGATGCCCTTCGGGTAATGCCAAACGGACGTTGGTCATATTATATGCGTGATGGTATTGCGGCCATCCTACATAGTCGTGTTG CACCTGCAGAGAGGCTGGAGGCTCTTATGTTGGCTGAGACTATGGTAACTATACTTGGGGGGCAGTGGTTGCTTGGTCAAGTAAACTTGCCTCATAAAGAAGATCTGGTTCCAGTTGACAG GTTTCTGCTGCTTGTCTTAGAGCAATCAAGGGTTGAAGTTGCTGTTTTGCTTAATGATCTTGCCTACTTGAAGTATGAAGCATCTAAGAATTGTTCGTCTACTGCTGAGacgatttttttaaagcaaagaAATGTGGCTATTGCTTTTTCCTTGATGGAGaagataattaaattaatatcagACACTGGTGGAAATGAAG GAGACCTTATTGATGAAAGCACTTTAACAAATGTGATCAGGGCACTTAATGAGACAATTAGTGTTGTTTTGGAGTATTTACAGGATGCAAAG GAACATGGACAAAGGAAAGGAGATGATCTTCTTGCTTCAGTGCGGATTGTGGGGAG CTATCTTGCAGAAGCACCCTTTGCGTGCAAAGAGAAGGTCGAAGAACTATTAGAGTATATGCTTTCAATCGAAGGTGAAGATGAACAAAG CCCTTTCTACTCAATATGTTTTTTGCTTCCAATGTTGTGTCAAATAACAATGAAGATTGAAGGATGCAATGCTTTGGCTTCTTCCGGAGGGCATAAAGCT GTTATGGAATGCCTCATAAAATTGATTGGCCTGGATAATCATATGGTTGAGAACGACAGTTCTGTCTTCTTGGCTTGTGATACAATCATGAATCTCCTGTTAAAG AAAGAGCACGTGCGGTTGTCATTGGACGAATCAACTTATGTTCATCTTTTGAAAGCGTTGGCATGTTGGACAG AGGATACTGAAGACCCATCGGTTATTATGATGGCTTCAAGCATTTGTGCACTGATATTTGATTTCACATCAGAGAAGGCTCTTCTTACTCATCCCAACTTTGATGGTGGCTCTCTTAATGTTCTGTCTAGGCTCATTGCGAGAAGTTTGGCTTCAGGTGGACAG GATATGTCTGAAGATACCAATGCAGACGCAGATCTTTTGGAGATTGTTAATGCAG GATACTCTCGATGGGCTCCTAGGTTCCCCCATATAAGAGCGGAAGTTGAGAGATAA
- the LOC109008222 gene encoding hydroxyproline O-arabinosyltransferase 1-like — protein sequence MGCGNTFFTVLVTFSVALITYNIIISANAPLKLELPGPSRSSSSRISVDPIIKMPVDRSRGGAGSKSPGRLFHTAVTASDSVYNTWQCRVMYYWFKKFKDSPNSEMGGYTRILHSGKPDKYMDEIPTFVAQPLPSGLDQGYIVLNRPWAFVQWLQQADIKEDYILMAEPDHIIVKPIPNLSRDGLGAAFPFFYIEPKKYESVLRKYFPEDKGPVTNIDPIGNSPVIVGKESLKKIAPTWMNVSLAMKKDPETDKAFGWVLEMYAYAVASALHGVGNILYKDFMIQPPWDTEVGKKFIIHYTYGCDYNMKGELTYGKIGEWRFDKRSYDAIPPPRNLPLPPPGVPESVVTLVKMVNEATANIPNWGS from the exons atgggtTGTGGTAATACGTTCTTCACTGTCCTCGTAACCTTCTCAGTAGCTCTAATCACGTACAACATAATCATCTCAGCCAATGCCCCTCTCAAGCTTGAACTCCCTGGGCCTTCTCGATCCTCTTCATCGAGAATATCCGTCGACCCCATCATCAAGATGCCGGTGGACAGATCAAGAGGTGGGGCCGGTTCAAAAAGTCCTGGGCGTCTGTTTCACACGGCGGTCACGGCCTCGGACTCCGTCTACAACACCTGGCAGTGCAGGGTCATGTACTACTGGTTCAAGAAATTCAAGGACAGTCCCAACTCCGAGATGGGTGGGTATACGAGGATCTTGCACTCTGGGAAGCCCGACAAGTACATGGACGAGATCCCCACCTTTGTTGCCCAGCCTCTTCCTTCGGGATTGGACCAG GGTTATATAGTCCTCAACAGACCATGGGCATTTGTGCAATGGCTTCAACAAGCAGACATTAAAGAGGA CTACATACTGATGGCGGAGCCAGATCATATTATCGTCAAGCCCATACCAAACTTATCAAGAGACGGGCTTGGAGCTgcgtttcctttcttttatattgAACCTAAGAAGTATGAGTCGGTACTGAGGAAGTATTTTCCCGAGGACAAGGGACCAGTAACTAACATCGACCCAATAGGGAATTCCCCTGTCATAGTTGGGAAg GAATCACTCAAGAAGATTGCTCCCACGTGGATGAATGTTTCCTTGGCAATGAAGAAGGATCCTGAAACAGATAAGGCTTTTGGTTGGGTGCTTGAAAT GTATGCTTATGCTGTGGCATCTGCTCTGCATGGAGTTGGTAACATCTTGTACAAGGACTTCATGATTCAG CCTCCGTGGGATACAGAAGTTGGCAAGAAGTTCATAATTCATTACACTTACGGATGTGATTATAATATGAAG GGTGAGTTGACATATGGGAAGATAGGAGAATGGAGATTTGACAAAAGATCTTACGATGCTATCCCACCACCAAGAAACCTTCCATTGCCTCCACCTGGTGTTCCAGAAAGTGTG GTGACACTGGTGAAAATGGTCAATGA